A window of candidate division KSB1 bacterium genomic DNA:
TCGCCGTGATACTTCAAATGGCAAATGCCAGATGGGGCAGGGTTTTAAAACGCCTGGCAGAGCTTGGCGCTTATTTCTTACCGTTATCTTTGGTATTCCTTATTATTTTATATTTTGGTAGATTGCATCTGTTTTCCTGGATTGAACACCCGGTACCCATTCCCCAAAAACAATCCTGGCTTCAATTTCCCTTTTTATTTACCAGAGATTTTATTGGGTTTCTCATTTTAGCAGTTCTTAGTTTCGCTTTCTTGAAATTGTCAACCAGTGCCGATGGGAAAGATGGTGTTGAAATTGGTAAATTAGCTTTTGCAAAATCAACCAAAATTGCACCAGCCATTGTTATTAGTTACGCTTTGATTTATTCACTTATTGCGTTTGATTTAATTATGTCATTAGATCCGCATTGGTATAGCACTCTTTTTGGCGGTTACTATTTTATAACAACATTTTTAAGCGCTCTGTGCTGTTTAATGGTTATATCTGTATTGGCTAAAAAATATTTAAATATGGACCAATACATTACTTCTAATCAAACTTTTGATCTGGGTAAGTTGATGTTTGGATTTACTGTAATGTCTGGTTATTTATTTTGGTCTCAATTCCTGCCAATTTGGTATGGAAACCTTCCGGAAGAAACCGTATTTGTCATTTTACGTATTCGAACGAAGCCATGGAGCTACTTAGCTAAATTTGTTTTCGCTTTCGGGTTTATAATACCTTTTGTTCTATTACTAAGTCAAAGCCTCAAGAGAAAACCCAATTTAATTATTACGGTAGCTTTTATTACCTTAATTGGGTTATGGGGTGAAAGATTCTTACTAATTGTACCTTCAATTTGGCATGAACAGTCTATACCAAT
This region includes:
- the nrfD gene encoding polysulfide reductase NrfD — its product is MFDKENLYADATAHQAKGVSSKWRMIFALLAVLGGVSFIMGIMSESPERAWQVYLVNFLYFTGLAQGMVVFAVILQMANARWGRVLKRLAELGAYFLPLSLVFLIILYFGRLHLFSWIEHPVPIPQKQSWLQFPFLFTRDFIGFLILAVLSFAFLKLSTSADGKDGVEIGKLAFAKSTKIAPAIVISYALIYSLIAFDLIMSLDPHWYSTLFGGYYFITTFLSALCCLMVISVLAKKYLNMDQYITSNQTFDLGKLMFGFTVMSGYLFWSQFLPIWYGNLPEETVFVILRIRTKPWSYLAKFVFAFGFIIPFVLLLSQSLKRKPNLIITVAFITLIGLWGERFLLIVPSIWHEQSIPIGISEILISFGFLGIFGLVYLFAIQRHAILPINDPFMHEHLEGYPNH